The genomic interval AGCGGCTCCAGTAAGACAGAAGGGCCCGCGCGACAGCGCGGGCCTTTTGTCATTTCCGCCAGGCGCTTCGGGCCTTTCCGGCTTTTCGGGCCTGAGTTTCCCCTCATCCGGCATTTACAAATCTTTACAACAAAACACCCCTCCTTAACGTTCCCGCCCCCCTGTTTGCTTTAGAGTGGAAGTAGAAGACAGGTAACGAAAAAAGCCGGGGAACGAACCCCGGTTCGGGCCCGTGGCCCAGCCCGCCGCTGAGCCCGCACCCAAGAAAGGAGGACGAGATGAGATCCCTGAAATCAGTCCAGACCCTTTCGAGCCCTCGTGTTCTTGTTGCAGCGCTCGCGGTTGCAGTGACCTCTCTGCTTCTGACCGCTCCCGTCGCCAGGGCCGGCGATGTGGACCTGAGCTTCTCGGTCGGCGTCCCCATCGTTTACAGCGCTTATGGCGACCACGGCTACCTGGTCATTTCGACCGGTTCCTGGGGCGCGGGGTACGGCCACTACTACGGCACACCCCATTTCCGCTACGGGATTCCGCAACATCATGCCATCAGGTCGCATCGTCCCTACGGGAAGCGCCACATCTACTACGGCAAGCACTATCGCCCGTACGGGAATGACCACCGCTCCTTCGTCAACCACCGCGGGCACGGCAAGGGCGGCCGCTTCTACGGCAACCACCGCAGCCACGGGGGCCATCGCCACCAGCAGATCGACCGGTACCAACGCCGGAACTTCCGGGGCCACCGCCGCTAGAAAGAGCAAAGAAGCAGGCCCGGTCGGAAAATTCGACCGGGTCTGCTTTGTTCTGCTCTCTCTGCCCACCGGTGGCGTCAGGCAGTGCCTATCTGGCCCTGCGCCGTCCGAACCCCAGCAGCAGGACCAGCGCCGCGGCCGCGCCGAGCGCCGGCCAGAAGAGGGGCGAGCCGGTTATCTGGTCGAGCGCCGGCGGGATGGTGTCTCTCCACCATTCGGCGGCGTCGAAGCGCACCTGGATGGTCCTGGTTTCGAACAGTTCGGACCGCATCGCCGCCCTCCCTTCCCCCGGGGTGTTTGTCCCTATTATATCCTGCGAAATCCGTTTTGCTCCCCCCGCGCGTGACGTTGACAGCGCCGGCAAAGGTGTTAATGGTTTATAAGGTTGTATTCTCCCACCGGTCGGACGGGACAGGGTCACGCCGGCGCCTGCCGGGGGGCATTTTTTGTAGGAGGGCGATGAAGAGACATTTCTGCCACAACCCCCGCTGCCAGTTTCACGACGTGCCTTTCGACGGTCTTTCCCCCTTCATCCATAGGGCGGGCGGGGGAGGGCGGATCGACCGCTTTTCCTTCAAGGACATTTCCGGGCATGTGATTCACCTCTGCGGCTGTTGCGCCGGTTCCAGGAGAGGCCACCCGGCCCCTCCGTCGCAACTCCGCCACTAGCCTCCGCCATCCCATTCGCTCCTTTCGGACCGGGCGTAAACGGGCCGCTTTTATCCCCGGGAGATTGACCCGTGGGGGAAGTGTGCTAGAATTTCCCCGTTTAATGAACTTTTTGCCCAAAGGAGTGACGTGCATGAGCTTGAAAGGAACCCGGACGGAAAAGAACATCCTGACCGCCTTCGCCGGCGAGAGCCAGGCCCGCAACCGCTACACCTACTTCGCCGGCAAGGCCAAGAACGAGGGGCTCGTGCAGATGGCGGCGATCTTCGAGGAGACCGCCGACCAGGAGAAGGAGCACGCCAAGCGGCTCTTCAAGTTGCTGGAGGGGGGCGAGGTGGAGATCACTGCCGCTTTCCCGGCGGGGATCATCGGCACGACCGCCGAGAACCTGAAGGAGGCGGCGGCCGGCGAGTGCTACGAGCATACGGAGATGTATCCCTCCTTCGCCAGCGTCGCCAGGGAGGAGGGCTTCGAGGAGATTGCCACGATCTTCATGGCCATCGCGGTGGCCGAGAAGCAGCACGAGAAGCGCTACCGGGCCCTGCTGGCCAGCCTGGAAGCGGGCCGGGTCTTCAGCCGGCCCGAGACGGTGACCTGGCGCTGCCGCAACTGCGGCTACCTGCACGAGGGGACCGGGGCGCCGGAACTCTGCCCGGCCTGCGCCCACGCCCAGGCCCATTTTGAACTGCTCGCCGAAAACTACTGACCACAGGGAGGAGATCATGGCCGAACAACTGGAAGTCTACAAATGCGCAGTCTGCGGGAACATCGTCGAGGTGCTGCACGGAGGGGCCGGGGCCCTGGTCTGTTGCGGGGAGGAGATGGCCCTGCTGAAGGAGAACACCGTCGATGCCGCGAAGGAGAAGCACGTGCCGGTCATCGAGAGGGGACCGGACTCCATTACCGTCAAGGTCGGCAGCGTCGCCCACCCCATGGAGGAGGCCCATTACATCGAGTGGGTCGAGCTGATCGCCGACGGCAGGGTCTACCGCCAGTTCCTCCAGCCGGGCGGCAAGCCGGAGGCGACTTTCCCGATCACCGCCGACAAGGTCACCGCCCGGGAGCACTGCAACCTGCACCTGCTCTGGAAATCAGAGGGCTGAGGCTGCGGAAAAATCTGGTAACGGAAAAAGGCACCCTGCGCGGCGGGGTGCCTTTTTCCGTTGCCTGATTCGTACATGTCTTCCGCTCGACCCTTCTCCAGGGGGAGAAGCTGGCCGAAGTCCGGATGAGGGGGCTTGGGTCAAGACACGGCGGAAGATGGATGCCAGACAGGTTTTTTTTCTCTCGAGGGGCATGCCGGGGTGGCAACGGGGACTGTCGCCCGGAGGGGGGGGTTACTGGGTCAGGAACTTGTCGACCTTCTCCTTCAGGTCGCTGATGTCGAAGGGCTTGCCGATGTAGTCGTCGGCCCCGGCGGCGAAGGCGTCCTCCTGGTCCTGGGCCTGGACCTTGGCGGTCATGGTGATAATGGGGCAGGCGGCTGTCAGGGGGTCTTCCTTGAGGGCCTTGGTGTTCTCGTAGCCGTCCATGCCGCCGGGCATCATCACGTCGAGCAGGATCACGTCCGGTTTTTCGGAGCGGGCGATGGCGACGGCCTCTTCTCCGCTGTCGGCGTGGAAGAACTGTCGACCCCCGCCCTTGAGGATGATCTCGAGCAGGCGTTTGACTTCGGGCTGGTCATCGACGATCAGAATCTTTTTCACGGCTCTCTTTCGGTTCTCGCCTGCATCCTCCGGTGCGGAAGAGGCGCAAAGCTCAGATGGATTCTTCGTAGATGGTTTCGAGGTCCTGCTCGGTCGCCCGTCGCGGGTTGGCCTGCATGCAGGCGTCCTGCAGGGCCTTGTGGCCCAGTCGGGCGAATTCGGACCGGCTCACGCCGAGGCTGCCGAGGGTCTGGTCGATGCCGGCCTTCGTCTTCAGGGCATGGAGTCGCGCGATGAGGGCGGTCTTGCGGGCCGCCGAATCCCGGCCGGCCATATCGATCCCAATGGCCTCGCCGATCCGCTCGAAGCGCTCCGGGCAGGCCGCCCAGTTAAAGGCCACCACGTGCTCCAGGAGGATGGCGTTGCACGCGCCGTGGGGCAGGTCGAGCTGCCCGCCGAGGCTGTGCGCCATGGCGTGGACCGCGCCGAGGCTGGCGTTGGAGAAGGCGAGCCCGGCGTGGAGGCTGCCGAGCATGACCTGGGCGCGCCGGTCCACGTCCTTCGGGGCTTCAACCGTGGCGATCAGGTGGGCTGAGATGAGGCGGACGGCCTCCAGGGCGTGCAGGTCGGTCACCGGGGAGTGGGCCTTGGCGACGTAGGCTTCGATGGCGTGGGTCAGGGCGTCGAGGCCGGTGCAGGCGGTCAGGAAGGGGTCCTTGGTGGTCAGGGTCAGGGGGTCGACGAGGGCCACATTCGGCACCGCCTTCCTGTCGACGATGGTCACCTTGACCCCCTCGTCGGGGTTGTTGATGATGACGAACTGGGAGACCTCCGAGCCGGTGCCGCCGGTTGTCGGCACGCAGACGAGGGGGGGGAGGGGCTTTTCGACCCGGTCGCTCCCCTCTAATTCAAGGATGTGCCGCCCGTTGGCGGCGACGATGCCGATCCCCTTGGCGCAGTCCATGGGGCTGCCGCCTCCCACCGCGACGATGCCGTCGCAGCCCTCTTCCCTGTAGCGTTCGGTCCCCGCCATGACCTCCTTGGCCCGGGGGTTGGGAGAGACCGAGGAGAAGACCGCTGTCTGCAGTCCGTACTCCTCGAGGGACTGGGCGACCTCCCCGGACCAGCCGGCGGCGGTCACCCCCGGGTCGGTCACCAGGAGCACCTTGCTGCATCCCAGGCCCTTGGCATGGCGTCCCGCCAGGTGGCGCGCCCCGACCCCGAAGATGAATTCGGGGGCGACGAATTTCCCCATTTCCAGACTCTTTTCCATAAACCCTTTCCTGAAAAGTAATTTGATTATAGGGGCTATATGGGAATGAATCAACTGCGGAAGGGCAAAACGGGGCGCAGCGGGATGCGGGGACGGGAGTGTGAGATCGCATCTCGCCGGAGCCCGGGAGGGAAGGTGCCGGCCTCCCGGGTTCTCTGGAGATCTTAAAAAAGAGGGCCGCCCCTTCCGGAGTTGATCCGGCAGGGGCGGCCTTTGGAGCAGACGCCCGGGGAAGCCCCCGATCCCGCTTTACTTGGCTTCTTCGACAGGCTCTTTTTCCTCTTCTTCCATCTTCGGTTTCTTCTGCCCGATGTACAGCAGTTCCACGTCGAAGACGAGGGCGGAGTTGGGCTGGATGACGTTTCCGGCGCCGCGCTCGCCATAGGCCAGCGTGGCGGGGATGAAGAGCTGCCACTTGGCCCCTTCCTTCATGAGTTGCAGGGCTTCGGTCCAGCCGGGGATGACGCCGCCGACGGGGAAGGAGACGGGCTCGCCGCGCTTGTAGGAGCTGTCGAACTCGGTGCCGTCGATGAGGGTCCCTTTGTAGTTGACGGTGACCGTTTCCGAGACCTTGGGGGTTGCTCCGGTCCCTTCCTCGATGACCTTGTACTGCAGGCCGCTTTCGAGGGTTACAACGCCTTCCTTTTCCTTGTTCTCGGCGAGAAAGGCTTCACCCTTCTCCTTGTTCTCGGTCTTCATGTTCTCGACCCGGGCGGTCTGCTTGGCGACGACCTCCTCCTGGAAGGCCAGCTGGGTCTCCTTGATTTCTTCGTCGGTCATCAGGGCCTCGGCGCCGGACAGGCCGTCCTTGATGCCCTTGGCGATGATGGCGGGGACGACCTCGATTTCCTGCTTTTCGAAATCCCGCCCCATGCTCAGGCCGATGGCGTAGCTGACTTTGTCGTTCTGGTCCTTGAGCTCGATTTTCTTGTCCTCGGCGACGCAGC from Desulfuromonas sp. carries:
- the rbr gene encoding rubrerythrin encodes the protein MSLKGTRTEKNILTAFAGESQARNRYTYFAGKAKNEGLVQMAAIFEETADQEKEHAKRLFKLLEGGEVEITAAFPAGIIGTTAENLKEAAAGECYEHTEMYPSFASVAREEGFEEIATIFMAIAVAEKQHEKRYRALLASLEAGRVFSRPETVTWRCRNCGYLHEGTGAPELCPACAHAQAHFELLAENY
- a CDS encoding desulfoferrodoxin; this translates as MAEQLEVYKCAVCGNIVEVLHGGAGALVCCGEEMALLKENTVDAAKEKHVPVIERGPDSITVKVGSVAHPMEEAHYIEWVELIADGRVYRQFLQPGGKPEATFPITADKVTAREHCNLHLLWKSEG
- a CDS encoding response regulator — protein: MKKILIVDDQPEVKRLLEIILKGGGRQFFHADSGEEAVAIARSEKPDVILLDVMMPGGMDGYENTKALKEDPLTAACPIITMTAKVQAQDQEDAFAAGADDYIGKPFDISDLKEKVDKFLTQ
- the ercA gene encoding alcohol dehydrogenase-like regulatory protein ErcA, which translates into the protein MEKSLEMGKFVAPEFIFGVGARHLAGRHAKGLGCSKVLLVTDPGVTAAGWSGEVAQSLEEYGLQTAVFSSVSPNPRAKEVMAGTERYREEGCDGIVAVGGGSPMDCAKGIGIVAANGRHILELEGSDRVEKPLPPLVCVPTTGGTGSEVSQFVIINNPDEGVKVTIVDRKAVPNVALVDPLTLTTKDPFLTACTGLDALTHAIEAYVAKAHSPVTDLHALEAVRLISAHLIATVEAPKDVDRRAQVMLGSLHAGLAFSNASLGAVHAMAHSLGGQLDLPHGACNAILLEHVVAFNWAACPERFERIGEAIGIDMAGRDSAARKTALIARLHALKTKAGIDQTLGSLGVSRSEFARLGHKALQDACMQANPRRATEQDLETIYEESI
- a CDS encoding FKBP-type peptidyl-prolyl cis-trans isomerase; the encoded protein is MKRLMWATAGTLGILLLASGCVAEDKKIELKDQNDKVSYAIGLSMGRDFEKQEIEVVPAIIAKGIKDGLSGAEALMTDEEIKETQLAFQEEVVAKQTARVENMKTENKEKGEAFLAENKEKEGVVTLESGLQYKVIEEGTGATPKVSETVTVNYKGTLIDGTEFDSSYKRGEPVSFPVGGVIPGWTEALQLMKEGAKWQLFIPATLAYGERGAGNVIQPNSALVFDVELLYIGQKKPKMEEEEKEPVEEAK